The following are encoded in a window of Manihot esculenta cultivar AM560-2 chromosome 8, M.esculenta_v8, whole genome shotgun sequence genomic DNA:
- the LOC110621737 gene encoding uncharacterized protein LOC110621737, producing the protein MGRLDIDPTLQHFSHPHVLKLQNFNSQIANGSATCAACKLLPSGWMYVCSSCNYYLHKACSQMPQNKKHQVDPQHNLTLLSSPVYDGGAFKCNACGDHGKGFCYHCKECELDLHTLCAHMPPSVNINSHHHTLSLCFSPPYQKKAFQCDICKGSGSNHWLYRCELCNFDAHLNCAICNIQTKAASGIQQMPPEQQDHQLVRSRSVPPQLSAASTSLVHRVPSLTMPATHQQIWSPSISASGNLIPVVGSSSRSQPVHQMGGYYTAGVPVLPGSGQYFHQPPRTNNTMDNNLMGIFMKGVVDGVAQQAGQILLGTILGGFSFN; encoded by the coding sequence ATGGGTAGGCTTGATATTGATCCAACTCTGCAACATTTCAGTCACCCACATGTCTTGAAACTTCAAAATTTCAATTCTCAGATCGCCAATGGATCAGCTACCTGTGCTGCTTGCAAGCTTCTGCCCTCTGGGTGGATGTACGTGTGCAGTTCATGCAACTACTATCTTCACAAAGCTTGTTCACAGATGCCACAAAACAAGAAGCACCAGGTTGATCCACAACACAACCTGACTCTACTTTCATCTCCGGTCTATGACGGAGGTGCTTTCAAGTGCAACGCCTGCGGAGACCATGGCAAAGGCTTTTGTTACCATTGTAAAGAGTGTGAGCTTGATCTTCATACTCTTTGTGCTCACATGCCGCCTTCTGTCAATATTAATTCTCATCATCACACTCTCTCGCTTTGTTTTTCACCTCCCTATCAAAAGAAGGCATTTCAGTGCGATATTTGTAAAGGGTCTGGCTCAAACCACTGGCTGTATCGCTGTGAGCTTTGTAACTTCGATGCTCACTTGAACTGTGCTATTTGCAACATCCAAACCAAGGCTGCCTCAGGGATCCAACAGATGCCCCCTGAGCAACAAGATCACCAACTGGTGAGATCTCGAAGTGTTCCTCCTCAATTATCAGCGGCATCCACAAGTCTTGTTCATCGTGTTCCTTCATTAACTATGCCAGCAACACACCAGCAAATCTGGAGCCCATCAATCTCAGCTTCTGGTAATCTGATTCCAGTGGTGGGTTCCTCTAGTAGATCTCAACCTGTTCATCAAATGGGTGGTTATTATACAGCAGGTGTGCCAGTTCTACCTGGTTCTGGTCAATATTTTCATCAGCCTCCAAGAACAAACAACACCATGGACAACAATTTGATGGGGATTTTTATGAAAGGAGTAGTGGATGGTGTTGCTCAACAAGCAGGACAGATTCTGCTGGGAACAATCTTGGGAGGCTTTTCATTCAACTGA
- the LOC110620258 gene encoding uncharacterized protein LOC110620258 isoform X2 — protein MRIRKRQVSFTQSSLSPALPLSDPHFSRSPVVQLQLNTNPLQILPQQDHTPSFLDLQSFDQPIGGGTNTHVCSDGSEAQEFKKEVKDFQFLLQKDERGGEGERSNDSRWGSFLSAETEVMVHQLPNSSHQVGRWCEGEKAFPLKKRRGNFERSKEETTVAKVKKMKTKMNKKCLQQTGNQEVEEEGKETKEGNADTTPNNIGKKKVRGGALMEGSRCSRVNGRGWRCCQQTLVGYSLCEHHLGKGRLRSMTSVRSRSKKAISLGSSSLSSEDKESKNLFPEGDDDEKKPPLMVSKKKMKLGIVKARSISSLLGQANNAIAVAENNK, from the exons ATGAGGATTAGGAAACGACAGGTCTCCTTTACTCAATCTTCTCTTTCTCCTGCACTACCTCTTTCAGATCCCCACTTCAGCCGCTCTCCGGTGGTGCAACTTCAACTCAACACCAACCCACTTCAGATTCTCCCTCAACAAGATCATACACCTAGCTTTCTTGATCTTCAGTCGTTTGATCAACCGATCGGAGGTGGAACCAACACCCATGTTTGCTCTGATGGTTCTGAAGCTCAGGAGTTCAAGAAGGAGGTCAAAGATTTTCAG TTTTTGTTGCAGAAAGATGagagaggaggagaaggagaaaggaGTAATGATTCCAG ATGGGGAAGTTTTCTGAGTGCAGAAACAGAAGTTATGGTTCATCAACTACCAAATTCATCCCATCAAG TCGGGAGATGGTGCGAGGGAGAGAAAGCATTTCCGTtgaagaagagaagagggaACTTTGAAAGATCGAAAGAAGAAACAACAGTAGCCAAAGTTAAGAAAATGAAGACGAAAATGAACAAGAAATGCCTACAACAAACTGGTAATcaagaagtagaagaagaaggcaaggaaacCAAAGAGGGTAATGCTGATACTACTCCTAATAATATCGGCAAAAAGAAGGTAAGAGGTGGTGCACTCATGGAGGGATCACGGTGCAGCCGTGTCAATGGAAGAGGATGGAGATGTTGCCAACAGACTCTTGTGGGATACTCTCTATGTGAACATCATCTCGGAAAAGGAAGGCTCCGAAGCATGACCAGCGTTCGAAGCCGATCAAAAAAAGCTATATCATTAGGAAGCAGCTCATTATCATCAGAAGATAAAGAAAGCAAAAATCTTTTTCCAGAAGGTGATGATGATGAAAAGAAGCCACCATTGATGGTGTctaagaagaagatgaagctaGGCATAGTGAAAGCTCGATCAATAAGCAGCTTGTTAGGCCAAGCAAACAATGCAATTGCTGTAGCAGAGAATAACAAGTAG
- the LOC110620258 gene encoding uncharacterized protein LOC110620258 isoform X4, protein MRIRKRQVSFTQSSLSPALPLSDPHFSRSPVVQLQLNTNPLQILPQQDHTPSFLDLQSFDQPIGGGTNTHVCSDGSEAQEFKKEVKDFQKDERGGEGERSNDSRWGSFLSAETEVMVHQLPNSSHQVGRWCEGEKAFPLKKRRGNFERSKEETTVAKVKKMKTKMNKKCLQQTGNQEVEEEGKETKEGNADTTPNNIGKKKVRGGALMEGSRCSRVNGRGWRCCQQTLVGYSLCEHHLGKGRLRSMTSVRSRSKKAISLGSSSLSSEDKESKNLFPEGDDDEKKPPLMVSKKKMKLGIVKARSISSLLGQANNAIAVAENNK, encoded by the exons ATGAGGATTAGGAAACGACAGGTCTCCTTTACTCAATCTTCTCTTTCTCCTGCACTACCTCTTTCAGATCCCCACTTCAGCCGCTCTCCGGTGGTGCAACTTCAACTCAACACCAACCCACTTCAGATTCTCCCTCAACAAGATCATACACCTAGCTTTCTTGATCTTCAGTCGTTTGATCAACCGATCGGAGGTGGAACCAACACCCATGTTTGCTCTGATGGTTCTGAAGCTCAGGAGTTCAAGAAGGAGGTCAAAGATTTTCAG AAAGATGagagaggaggagaaggagaaaggaGTAATGATTCCAG ATGGGGAAGTTTTCTGAGTGCAGAAACAGAAGTTATGGTTCATCAACTACCAAATTCATCCCATCAAG TCGGGAGATGGTGCGAGGGAGAGAAAGCATTTCCGTtgaagaagagaagagggaACTTTGAAAGATCGAAAGAAGAAACAACAGTAGCCAAAGTTAAGAAAATGAAGACGAAAATGAACAAGAAATGCCTACAACAAACTGGTAATcaagaagtagaagaagaaggcaaggaaacCAAAGAGGGTAATGCTGATACTACTCCTAATAATATCGGCAAAAAGAAGGTAAGAGGTGGTGCACTCATGGAGGGATCACGGTGCAGCCGTGTCAATGGAAGAGGATGGAGATGTTGCCAACAGACTCTTGTGGGATACTCTCTATGTGAACATCATCTCGGAAAAGGAAGGCTCCGAAGCATGACCAGCGTTCGAAGCCGATCAAAAAAAGCTATATCATTAGGAAGCAGCTCATTATCATCAGAAGATAAAGAAAGCAAAAATCTTTTTCCAGAAGGTGATGATGATGAAAAGAAGCCACCATTGATGGTGTctaagaagaagatgaagctaGGCATAGTGAAAGCTCGATCAATAAGCAGCTTGTTAGGCCAAGCAAACAATGCAATTGCTGTAGCAGAGAATAACAAGTAG
- the LOC110620258 gene encoding uncharacterized protein LOC110620258 isoform X3 yields MRIRKRQVSFTQSSLSPALPLSDPHFSRSPVVQLQLNTNPLQILPQQDHTPSFLDLQSFDQPIGGGTNTHVCSDGSEAQEFKKEVKDFQKDERGGEGERSNDSRWGSFLSAETEVMVHQLPNSSHQVVGRWCEGEKAFPLKKRRGNFERSKEETTVAKVKKMKTKMNKKCLQQTGNQEVEEEGKETKEGNADTTPNNIGKKKVRGGALMEGSRCSRVNGRGWRCCQQTLVGYSLCEHHLGKGRLRSMTSVRSRSKKAISLGSSSLSSEDKESKNLFPEGDDDEKKPPLMVSKKKMKLGIVKARSISSLLGQANNAIAVAENNK; encoded by the exons ATGAGGATTAGGAAACGACAGGTCTCCTTTACTCAATCTTCTCTTTCTCCTGCACTACCTCTTTCAGATCCCCACTTCAGCCGCTCTCCGGTGGTGCAACTTCAACTCAACACCAACCCACTTCAGATTCTCCCTCAACAAGATCATACACCTAGCTTTCTTGATCTTCAGTCGTTTGATCAACCGATCGGAGGTGGAACCAACACCCATGTTTGCTCTGATGGTTCTGAAGCTCAGGAGTTCAAGAAGGAGGTCAAAGATTTTCAG AAAGATGagagaggaggagaaggagaaaggaGTAATGATTCCAG ATGGGGAAGTTTTCTGAGTGCAGAAACAGAAGTTATGGTTCATCAACTACCAAATTCATCCCATCAAG TAGTCGGGAGATGGTGCGAGGGAGAGAAAGCATTTCCGTtgaagaagagaagagggaACTTTGAAAGATCGAAAGAAGAAACAACAGTAGCCAAAGTTAAGAAAATGAAGACGAAAATGAACAAGAAATGCCTACAACAAACTGGTAATcaagaagtagaagaagaaggcaaggaaacCAAAGAGGGTAATGCTGATACTACTCCTAATAATATCGGCAAAAAGAAGGTAAGAGGTGGTGCACTCATGGAGGGATCACGGTGCAGCCGTGTCAATGGAAGAGGATGGAGATGTTGCCAACAGACTCTTGTGGGATACTCTCTATGTGAACATCATCTCGGAAAAGGAAGGCTCCGAAGCATGACCAGCGTTCGAAGCCGATCAAAAAAAGCTATATCATTAGGAAGCAGCTCATTATCATCAGAAGATAAAGAAAGCAAAAATCTTTTTCCAGAAGGTGATGATGATGAAAAGAAGCCACCATTGATGGTGTctaagaagaagatgaagctaGGCATAGTGAAAGCTCGATCAATAAGCAGCTTGTTAGGCCAAGCAAACAATGCAATTGCTGTAGCAGAGAATAACAAGTAG
- the LOC110620258 gene encoding uncharacterized protein LOC110620258 isoform X1: protein MRIRKRQVSFTQSSLSPALPLSDPHFSRSPVVQLQLNTNPLQILPQQDHTPSFLDLQSFDQPIGGGTNTHVCSDGSEAQEFKKEVKDFQFLLQKDERGGEGERSNDSRWGSFLSAETEVMVHQLPNSSHQVVGRWCEGEKAFPLKKRRGNFERSKEETTVAKVKKMKTKMNKKCLQQTGNQEVEEEGKETKEGNADTTPNNIGKKKVRGGALMEGSRCSRVNGRGWRCCQQTLVGYSLCEHHLGKGRLRSMTSVRSRSKKAISLGSSSLSSEDKESKNLFPEGDDDEKKPPLMVSKKKMKLGIVKARSISSLLGQANNAIAVAENNK, encoded by the exons ATGAGGATTAGGAAACGACAGGTCTCCTTTACTCAATCTTCTCTTTCTCCTGCACTACCTCTTTCAGATCCCCACTTCAGCCGCTCTCCGGTGGTGCAACTTCAACTCAACACCAACCCACTTCAGATTCTCCCTCAACAAGATCATACACCTAGCTTTCTTGATCTTCAGTCGTTTGATCAACCGATCGGAGGTGGAACCAACACCCATGTTTGCTCTGATGGTTCTGAAGCTCAGGAGTTCAAGAAGGAGGTCAAAGATTTTCAG TTTTTGTTGCAGAAAGATGagagaggaggagaaggagaaaggaGTAATGATTCCAG ATGGGGAAGTTTTCTGAGTGCAGAAACAGAAGTTATGGTTCATCAACTACCAAATTCATCCCATCAAG TAGTCGGGAGATGGTGCGAGGGAGAGAAAGCATTTCCGTtgaagaagagaagagggaACTTTGAAAGATCGAAAGAAGAAACAACAGTAGCCAAAGTTAAGAAAATGAAGACGAAAATGAACAAGAAATGCCTACAACAAACTGGTAATcaagaagtagaagaagaaggcaaggaaacCAAAGAGGGTAATGCTGATACTACTCCTAATAATATCGGCAAAAAGAAGGTAAGAGGTGGTGCACTCATGGAGGGATCACGGTGCAGCCGTGTCAATGGAAGAGGATGGAGATGTTGCCAACAGACTCTTGTGGGATACTCTCTATGTGAACATCATCTCGGAAAAGGAAGGCTCCGAAGCATGACCAGCGTTCGAAGCCGATCAAAAAAAGCTATATCATTAGGAAGCAGCTCATTATCATCAGAAGATAAAGAAAGCAAAAATCTTTTTCCAGAAGGTGATGATGATGAAAAGAAGCCACCATTGATGGTGTctaagaagaagatgaagctaGGCATAGTGAAAGCTCGATCAATAAGCAGCTTGTTAGGCCAAGCAAACAATGCAATTGCTGTAGCAGAGAATAACAAGTAG
- the LOC110620726 gene encoding uncharacterized protein LOC110620726, with protein MRIRKRKIPFPLSSLSPVPLSDPHLSRSSSDQLQLLHNNPHHNFSPQDAKASFFDSQSFDEPNYPIGGLPNAQDYSHGSWKQEEKKVLMQDGEVKGGEGVVKSNDTRERSFLGAKTSTPFHQDGRWKWCEGEKAFPAKKRKASFETRSNEETLMEKGKKMKTKMNNECMQRCNEEIEEVGDEETKGDDDQRSSSTAKKRVRRGALMEGSRCSRVNGRGWRCCQQTLVGYSLCEHHLGKGRLRSMTSVRSRSMAKTSTTKRETQPLLSSTLPLPREEAKGISFGDKVIDSVNGDAEVIKKPLMTSKKKQKLGMAKARSINSLLGQSKNATEASQTR; from the exons ATGAGGATCAGGAAAAGGAAGATTCCGTTTCctctctcttctctttctccTGTCCCTCTTTCAGATCCCCACTTAAGCCGCTCTTCCTCAGACCAACTTCAACTACTTCACAACAACCCACATCACAATTTCTCCCCACAAGATGCTAAAGCTTCCTTCTTTGATTCTCAGTCGTTCGATGAACCCAATTACCCGATCGGAGGTCTACCCAATGCTCAAGATTATTCTCATGGTTCTTGGAAGCAAGAGGAAAAGAAG GTTTTGATGCAAGATGGGGAGGTGAAAGGGGGAGAAGGAGTAGTGAAGAGTAATGATACCAG GGAAAGAAGTTTCTTGGGTGCAAAAACATCAACTCCTTTTCATCAAG ATGGGAGATGGAAATGGTGCGAGGGAGAGAAAGCATTTCCGGCGAAAAAGAGAAAAGCAAGCTTTGAAACAAGATCAAATGAAGAAACTTTGATGGAGAAAGGTAAGAAAATGAAGACCAAGATGAACAATGAATGCATGCAAAGATGCAATGAAGAAATAGAAGAAGTTGGAGACGAGGAAACCAAAGGTGATGATGATCAGAGAAGTAGTTCTACTGCAAAAAAGAGAGTCAGAAGAGGTGCACTCATGGAGGGATCGCGGTGCAGTCGAGTCAATGGTAGAGGCTGGAGGTGTTGCCAGCAAACTCTCGTCGGCTACTCTCTTTGTGAGCATCACctgggcaaaggaaggctgagaAGCATGACAAGCGTTCGAAGCCGATCCATGGCTAAAACTTCAACAACTAAGCGAGAAACCCAACCATTATTGAGCTCTACATTGCCATTACCAAGAGAAGAAGCAAAAGGGATATCGTTTGGTGATAAAGTAATTGATTCTGTTAATGGAGATGCAGAAGTGATCAAGAAGCCATTGATGACGTCGAAGAAAAAACAGAAGCTTGGTATGGCGAAAGCTCGATCAATAAATAGCTTGCTGGGCCAATCAAAAAATGCAACTGAAGCATCACAGACTAGGTGA
- the LOC110620727 gene encoding peroxidase A2 — protein MRSSKTTSASSMVLPIVLAALLLVHKSNAQLSSTFYATTCSNVSAIVTSVVQQALQSDPRIGASLIRLHFHDCFVNGCDASLLLDNSSTILSEKFAAPNVNSARGFDVVDNIKTAVENSCPGVVSCADILALAAEASVSLSGGQSWSVLLGRRDSLTANQAGANTSIPSPFEGLNNITSKFSAVGLNTNDLVALSGAHTFGRAQCRTFSNRLFNFSGTGSPDPTLNATYLTTLQQLCPQGGSGATLANLDPTTPDNFDNNYFTNLQNNQGLLQSDQELFSTAGAATVSIVNSFSSSQTAFFQSFAQSMINMGNISPLTGTNGEIRADCKKVNGS, from the exons ATGCGTTCTTCTAAAACGACAAGTGCTAGTTCTATGGTGCTGCCAATTGTTTTGGCAGCACTACTACTGGTGCACAAATCTAATGCTCAATTAAGTTCTACGTTCTATGCTACAACATGCTCTAATGTTTCTGCCATTGTTACTAGTGTTGTTCAACAAGCCCTTCAATCCGATCCCCGGATCGGCGCCAGCCTCATTCGCCTTCATTTTCATGATTGCTTTGTCAAT GGATGCGATGCTTCACTTTTGCTAGACAATAGTTCAACCATACTGAGCGAGAAATTTGCAGCTCCAAACGTTAACTCCGCTCGGGGTTTTGATGTCGTTGACAATATCAAAACTGCCGTCGAAAATTCTTGCCCTGGTGTTGTCTCTTGCGCTGATATTCTCGCACTCGCAGCTGAAGCTTCTGTTTCTCTT TCAGGAGGACAATCGTGGAGTGTTCTGCTGGGAAGAAGAGATAGTCTCACAGCAAATCAGGCTGGAGCAAATACATCGATTCCTTCTCCTTTTGAAGGTCTAAACAACATTACTTCCAAATTCTCTGCAGTGGGTCTGAACACTAATGATCTTGTGGCATTATCAG GAGCTCACACATTTGGACGTGCTCAATGTCGAACATTCAGCAACAGGCTGTTCAATTTCAGCGGCACAGGCAGCCCAGACCCAACATTGAACGCAACTTACTTAACTACGCTGCAACAGTTATGTCCACAGGGTGGCAGTGGAGCGACTCTGGCGAACCTTGATCCGACGACGCCGGATAATTTTGACAATAACTATTTCACAAACCTGCAGAACAATCAGGGGCTTCTGCAATCTGATCAGGAGCTGTTTTCGACGGCAGGGGCTGCGACGGTCTCCATTGTTAACAGCTTTAGCAGTAGCCAAACTGCTTTCTTCCAGAGCTTTGCTCAGTCCATGATTAATATGGGAAACATTAGTCCATTAACTGGAACTAATGGGGAGATTAGAGCAGATTGTAAGAAGGTGAATGGAAGTTAG